One Fusarium poae strain DAOMC 252244 chromosome 4, whole genome shotgun sequence DNA window includes the following coding sequences:
- a CDS encoding hypothetical protein (SECRETED:SignalP(1-18)): MQFSTFTAVFAMAAAAIAAPADIEARTGHDNGNNKPVCSAQSKQVCCNGILSCAVQVLGSNCKSDAFCCKTDAPTGALINIALLNCVDIL; this comes from the exons ATGCAGTTCTCTACCTTCACCGCTGTCTTCGCCATGGCCGCCGCTGCCATTGCTGCTCCCGCCGACATTGAGGCTCGCACTGGTCACGACAACGGCAACAACAAGCCCGTCTGCTCTGCCCAGAGCAAGCAGGTCTGCTGTAACGGCATCCTGAGCTGCGCCGTTCAGGTCCTTGGTAGCAACTGCAAGTCTGACGCTTTCTGCTGCAAGACTGATGCCCCTACT GGCGCTCTCATCAACATTGCTCTCCTCAACTGTGTCGACATCCTCTAG